Genomic window (Fusobacterium perfoetens):
TTTCTTTCAATACAGGTATGACCGGATATCAGGAAATGCTTACAGATCCTGCAGGACATGGACTTATGATGGTTATGACTTATCCAATGATAGGGAACTATGGAATAAATACAGAGGATATGGAATCAGACAGAATACATTTAAGAGCTCTTATAATAAAAGAAGATGCGAAACTACCTAATAACTTCAGATGTGAAATGACTTTAGATGGATTTTTAAGACAATATAATGTTACAGGATTTAAGGGAGTTGATACAAGATACCTTACTCAAATTATAAGAGATAACGGAAGCATGAAAGCTATAATAACAGCTGAAGATTTAACAAAAAAAGAAATTCAAGAAAGATTTGAAAGCTTCTCAAATAAAAATGCAGCAAAAGAAGTAAGTTGTAAAGAAAAATATGAAATTAAAGGTGAAGGAAAAAGAATAGGTGTTCTTGATTTAGGAGTAAAAAGAAGCACACTGGATTATCTAAAATCAGAAGGATTTGATGTGGTTGTATTCCCTTATAATACAACAGCAGAAGAAATATTAAACGAAAATCTTTCTGCACTTATAGTTTCAAATGGGCCAGGAAATCCTGAAGATTTATCAGAAACAATAGAAGAACTTAAAAAACTTATAGGAAAAGTTCAAATATTTGGAGAAGTTTTAGGACATCAGGTTCTTGCTCTTGCTCTTGGAGGAAAAACAGCAAAACTTAAATATGGACATAGAGGAGGATATCCTGTAAGAGATATGAAAACAGGAAAAGTTATAATAACTTCTCAAAACACAGGATATGTTGTAGAAGAACTTCCTGAAGGTGTAGAAATGACTCATCAAGGAATAAATGTAAAAACAATAGAGGGAATGAAAAGTGAAGCTTTAAAAGTTACAGGTGTACAATTTATGCCTGATTTATATGAAAGTCCAAAAGATGTTTTTGTAAACTTTTTAAAACTTGTTTAATTGTTCTGTAAGAGTTGAAAAATTATAGATGGGAAATTTTAGGAGGAAATAGATAATGTTGGATAAATCAATAAAGAAAGTATTAGTAATAGGTTCAGGACCAATTATCATAGGACAGGCAGCAGAATTTGACTATTCAGGAACACAAGCTTGCGAAACTTTAAAAAGTGAAGGAATAGAAGTTGTTCTTATAAACTCAAACCCTGCTACAATAATGACAGATAAAACTGTTGCAGACAGAATATATGTAGAACCTATCACAGCAGAATTTGTTGAAAAGGTAATAGCTAAAGAAAGACCAGATTCTCTTCTTGCAGGAATGGGAGGACAGACAGCTCTTAACCTTGCAGTAGAACTTACAGAAAAAGGAATCTTAGAAAAATATGGTGTAAAAGTTATAGGAACATCAGTTGAATCAATAAAAAAAGGTGAAGACAGGGAAATATTCAGGGAAACTA
Coding sequences:
- a CDS encoding carbamoyl phosphate synthase small subunit, which translates into the protein MKGKLILENGKVFEGKIFGELADSVGEISFNTGMTGYQEMLTDPAGHGLMMVMTYPMIGNYGINTEDMESDRIHLRALIIKEDAKLPNNFRCEMTLDGFLRQYNVTGFKGVDTRYLTQIIRDNGSMKAIITAEDLTKKEIQERFESFSNKNAAKEVSCKEKYEIKGEGKRIGVLDLGVKRSTLDYLKSEGFDVVVFPYNTTAEEILNENLSALIVSNGPGNPEDLSETIEELKKLIGKVQIFGEVLGHQVLALALGGKTAKLKYGHRGGYPVRDMKTGKVIITSQNTGYVVEELPEGVEMTHQGINVKTIEGMKSEALKVTGVQFMPDLYESPKDVFVNFLKLV